The Methylocystis bryophila genome contains the following window.
GTCGCTGTCGTCACGGGCGGCAACAGCGGAATCGGACTTTCGACGGCGCAGCTTTTCGCCGCCGAGGGCGCGCATTTGGTCGTCACCGGCCGCCGCAAGGCCGAGCTGGACACGGCCGTCGCCGAGATCGGCCACGGCGCGGTCGGCGTGCAGGGAGACGTGTCGAAGCTCGCCGATCTCGACGCGCTCTACGCCGAGGTCAAATCGAAATTCGGTCGGATCGACATTCTCTTCGCCAACGCCGGCGTCTGCGAGCTCGCGCCGCTCGTCGGCGTCTCCGAGGAACACTTCGACAAGGTCTTCGACATCAATGTCAAGGGCTTGCTCTTCACCGTGCAAAAGGCCCTGCCGCTCTTCGCGGACGGCGGCTCGATCATTCTCAATTCCTCTGTCGCAAACACGACCGGCATCCCGGCCTTCGGCGTCTATTCGGCCACGAAGGCCGCCGTGCGCTCTTTCGCCAGAACCTGGACGTCGGAGTTGAAGGATCGCAACATTCGCGTCAACGTGATCAGCCCGGGGCCGATCGAGACCCCAATTTTCGGCAAGGTTGGGCTTTCCGCCGAACAGCTGCAGGAATTCGACGCGCAGATTTCCGCGAAGGTCCCGCTCGGCCGCTTCGGCAAGCCGGAGGAAATCGCCAAAGCGGCGCTGTTCCTGGCGTCGGATGACGCAAGCTATGTCGCCGGCGCGGATCTTTACGTCGATGGCGGCCTGGTCGCCGTCTGACCGCGCCGTCGCGCGCCCGCCCAAGCTTCCCGTTCAATCCCAGGACGACCCTATGTCATACTCGATGTCTCGGGCTTCTCTGCCGGCTTTCAAGCTCGGTCTCACCGCTCTATCATCGCTCCTCGACAAGGCTGCGGCCTTTTGCGCGGCGAGAAAAATTGACGACGCGGTCATACTCCAGGCGCGTCTTGCGCCTGACATGTTCGCTTTCGTCCGGCAAGTGCAAACGACCGCGGATATTACGAAGAATGGGGTCTCCCGCCTCGCTGGCGTCGAGCCGCCGCGCTATGCAGACGACGAGACGACCGTCGCGCAGCTGAAGGATCGTGTCGACGCCACGCTTCGCTATCTCGAAACGATCAGCGCCGCGAAAATCGACGCGTCGGAGGCGCGGGAGATCGTGTTTCCTATCGGTCCGGACGCCAAGGCTAGCATGAAGGGCGACGACTATCTCGCTCAATTCATGCTGCCAAACTTCTATTTCCACCTCGCGGCCGCCTATGCGATTCTGCGCCACAACGGCGTGGAGATCGGCAAGCGCGATTTCCTCGGAGCGATATCGCTGACGCCGCTCGCTTGACGAACTCGACGCTCTTCGTGATTCTTTGCGATGACGATGCGCGCGAGCGAGGGAGGGTCCGCGGTGGCGAAGGCGACTGACGTCGATCGCGAAAAGGCTCCGCAAGGCCCGATCGTCGTCGTGTCCAATCTGAGCAAGGTCTACGCTGGCGGCTTTCATGCGCTGAAGTCGATCAACCTGGAAATCCGCGCCGGGGAGATTTTCGCCTTGCTCGGGCCAAACGGCGCGGGCAAGACGACTCTGATCGGCGCTATCGCAGGGCTCGTGCGTCCGAGCTCGGGCGTCGTCACCGTCGACGGCAGCGACACGGTCAGGGACTATCGCGCTGCGCGCGCCAAGATCGGCCTCGTGCCGCAGGAATTATCGACCGATATGTTCTCGCGGGTGCTGGACACCGTGGCCTTCAGTCGCGGGCTCTTCGGCTTTGCGCCGAACCCAGCCTATATCGAAAAAATTCTTCATGATCTCTCGCTTTGGGAGAAGCGGGACAGCAAGATCGTCACGCTCTCGGGAGGAATGAAGCGTCGCGTCCTGATCGCCAAGGCGCTGGCGCACGAGCCCAAGATTCTGTTTCTCGACGAACCCACCGCGGGCGTCGACGTCGACCTGCGGCGCGACATGTGGGCAATGGTCCGGCGCCTGCGCGAGCAGGGGGTCACCATCATCCTCACCACGCATTATCTCGAGGAAGCGGAGGAGATGGCGGATCGCGTCGGCGTGATCGATCGCGGCGAGATCATATTGGTGGAGGAAAAACGCGCATTGATGCGAAATTTGGGGCGAACGACCGTCACGATCGGCCTTAAGCAACCGCTTCTGGCCGTTCCCCCGGATTTCCTCGGACATGCGGCGAGCCTTTCGCCGGACGGACTGACGCTCACCGTCGCCTTTGCCGGAGAGGAAGAGCACGGGAGCGGCGGCGTGGCGGACTTCATTCGGCGGCTTGCGGCCAGCGGCGTCGATTTCAAGAGCGTCGACATGAGTCGCTCCTCCTTGGAGGAGATTTTCGTCAGTCTTGTGGGAAGACGCACATGAATCTCCACGCCATCCGCGCGATCTATCTCCACGAGCTCGCCCGCACGCGTCGCACGCTGTTTCAGAGCATAGCCGCTCCGGTTCTCTCGACGACGCTCTATTTCGTCGTATTCGGCTCGGCGATCGGCGGCCGCATCTCCATGATCCACGGCGTCTCCTATGGGGCGTTCATCGTGCCCGGCCTGATCATGCTGGCGGTTCTCTCCGAGAGCGTGTCGAACGCATCTTTCGGAATTTACATTCCTCGCTTTACGGGAACCATCTACGAGCTGCTCTCCGCGCCGGTGTCGGTCCTCGAGTTCTTGCTTGGCTTTGTCGGCGCGGCCGCGACCAAATCGATTGTTCTCGGATTGCTGATCCTCGCGACCGCGCGGGTCTTCGTGCCGTTCGAGATCGTCCATCCGCTTTGGGCGGGCGCGTTTCTCTTGCTGGTTTCGATCGCTTTCAGCCTTCTCGGATTCATCATCGGCCTTTGGGCCGATGGCTTCGAAAAGCTGCAGATCGTGCCGTTGATGATTATCTCGCCGCTGACTTTCCTCGGAGGAACCTTCTATTCGATCGACATGCTCCCGCCGCTGTGGCGCAACGTCGCCTTATTCAATCCGATCGTTTATTTGGTCAGCGGTTTTCGCTGGGCCTTTTACGGAAAGGCGGACGTCGCGGTCGCCGTCAGCCTGGGCATGACGGCGGTCTTCACGACGGCTTGCATCGGCCTGATCGCTTGGATGTTCAAGACAGGCTATCGCTTGCGCGCCTGAAGGCGCAGGCTGCGGGCGGATTACATGCCCGATAATTTGCGCCGGTTGGACGTTGCGCGCGCCGCCGGCGCGTCGGACTGCTTGTCTGACGGGTTGAGCGATGGCGCCGTGCTCCGTGGCGGCTCTGTCTCGTTGGCGTCTCGCGCGCGTTCCTTGGGCTTGAACGCCTCGGCCATCGACTTGCCGGCGGCGAGGTCGCGCGCGTCGAGTCGCGTGGCCACCTCGTCCCGCTTCTTGGCAGCCTCGGCGTCTCCTTGAGAGGCCGCGACGGAGAACCACATGTAGGCTTGCACCAAATTCTCCTCGACGCCCGTGCCGCGCGCATAAAGGACCGCGAGGTTGAACTGGCTGTCGCGCACGCCGAGTTCTGCGGCCTTGCGGAACCAACCGGCGGCGGAGACGTAATCGGGCCAACCGTCGCCATTTTCTACAAAGAGCACGCCGAGATTGTGCATGGCGCGGGCGTTTCCGGCGTTGGCGGCCTTTTCATAAAGGCTGCGGGCGCGCCCGAGGTCTCTCTCGACCGACACGCCCTTCTCGTAAAGCGAGCCGAGCCGATATTGCGCGAGCGCGAGGCCCTGATCAGCCGATTTGGCGAACCACTGCGCAGCGAGCTGCGGATCTCGCGCCAAGCCGCCGCGGCCCTCGGCATAGCGGAGGCCGAGCTCGAACTGCGCTTTGGCGTCGCCGCGCAGCGCCTGCGCTTGCAGCAACGCCGGATCCAGCGGCAAGCTTGCCGGCGCCTTTTCGATCGCGCCGACCGGAGTCGTGTCCAATCGCTCGGCCGCGGCGCTTTTGCGCTCGGCCTTAGCGGCCGGCCCGTCGCCTGTGGCTTCTTTCGCGTTTTCGACTGCTGTTCCGTTGCTCGCAGATTTCGTGTCCGTCCTGTTCAGTTCCGGTAGGCTGAACTGTTTGGCGGGAGGCGGCGAAGCATTCAGCGCAAACTTTTGGGCGGCGCCGACGTCGGCTCCGATCGCCTTGGCATCGAGAGCGGAGACGTTCTGTGTCTGATCAAGGACTGCACGGCCGATCGGCGCCGCCGCGGCGATGAGCGCGACACCCGTCAAGCCCGCAATAAGGAGCTTCTTGCGATTTGACACAGGGACGGGCGGCTGAGGACCGGTATCGGAATTACAGTTCGCGGCGAGCTCCCTGATTGTGATTTTGCGGTCCCGTGGCGGGATCCCGCCCGCGCTGGCGCGCTC
Protein-coding sequences here:
- a CDS encoding glucose 1-dehydrogenase; its protein translation is MGKLSGKVAVVTGGNSGIGLSTAQLFAAEGAHLVVTGRRKAELDTAVAEIGHGAVGVQGDVSKLADLDALYAEVKSKFGRIDILFANAGVCELAPLVGVSEEHFDKVFDINVKGLLFTVQKALPLFADGGSIILNSSVANTTGIPAFGVYSATKAAVRSFARTWTSELKDRNIRVNVISPGPIETPIFGKVGLSAEQLQEFDAQISAKVPLGRFGKPEEIAKAALFLASDDASYVAGADLYVDGGLVAV
- a CDS encoding DUF1993 domain-containing protein, which gives rise to MSYSMSRASLPAFKLGLTALSSLLDKAAAFCAARKIDDAVILQARLAPDMFAFVRQVQTTADITKNGVSRLAGVEPPRYADDETTVAQLKDRVDATLRYLETISAAKIDASEAREIVFPIGPDAKASMKGDDYLAQFMLPNFYFHLAAAYAILRHNGVEIGKRDFLGAISLTPLA
- a CDS encoding ABC transporter ATP-binding protein: MAKATDVDREKAPQGPIVVVSNLSKVYAGGFHALKSINLEIRAGEIFALLGPNGAGKTTLIGAIAGLVRPSSGVVTVDGSDTVRDYRAARAKIGLVPQELSTDMFSRVLDTVAFSRGLFGFAPNPAYIEKILHDLSLWEKRDSKIVTLSGGMKRRVLIAKALAHEPKILFLDEPTAGVDVDLRRDMWAMVRRLREQGVTIILTTHYLEEAEEMADRVGVIDRGEIILVEEKRALMRNLGRTTVTIGLKQPLLAVPPDFLGHAASLSPDGLTLTVAFAGEEEHGSGGVADFIRRLAASGVDFKSVDMSRSSLEEIFVSLVGRRT
- a CDS encoding ABC transporter permease; amino-acid sequence: MNLHAIRAIYLHELARTRRTLFQSIAAPVLSTTLYFVVFGSAIGGRISMIHGVSYGAFIVPGLIMLAVLSESVSNASFGIYIPRFTGTIYELLSAPVSVLEFLLGFVGAAATKSIVLGLLILATARVFVPFEIVHPLWAGAFLLLVSIAFSLLGFIIGLWADGFEKLQIVPLMIISPLTFLGGTFYSIDMLPPLWRNVALFNPIVYLVSGFRWAFYGKADVAVAVSLGMTAVFTTACIGLIAWMFKTGYRLRA